The genome window TACTTCTTTGCATTGATTAGCACTATAGTTGTAGTTCTATGTTTTTAAAGAAGATTGGTtgcaatatttatttttctctttgtctGTTTTAGTCAGACTGGTTTCACTAAACATTTACCTGTGTCTAGTAGAACTCCTTTTACAATTTATCTGTTTACGCATTCTACTGAGTTGATCTcaagaagaatgagagagaaagggaaaaggCTTTAAAAAAGCTTGcttcttaaatattttataagcaCTTTTAATGCCACTTGAAGGGATCTATGACAGAAAGATTTGCAACATTGTAGTATTTGccttgtctctctctctctctctctctctctctctctctctctctcatatttatATAAGGAGGCCTAACATTCTAGCATCTTGTTATTGATCTGGAAACTCCATGGCAGTTTGGAATTTAGTGCCATCTTGTTTGATGTGGCTAGTGTGGAAGGAGCGAAACTCTCGCACTTTTCAGAATATGGAGAGATCCATTGATCAGTTGAAATTCTCTTTAATTTGCACCTTGTTTGAGTGGTCTTGGGTTTTAGTCATTGTACCTCTGTTTTAGAGTTTCACAATTCTCTTAGTTTTGCTTTGTAATATTTTTGATCTTTGTGTTCATCATCGTGAGCATAAAGtgttcttatttttaataaatcaattctacttaaaaaaagagaaagataatgTTTGTCTTCTATTAGTAATAGAGAACTCGAAGTTTGGACTGAGACAAGGTAGTCattgtttttaaattgaaaccTACCCCATTGTGCCACCTTCCCCATATGTGGCAATCATGTACTCATTCCCATTCCCATGCCTTGTGGATCCATGTCTTAAATATCCTTCCAGTTGCAACATGATTTCTGGGCATCTTTAAGATAGAGTATCTTGATGACCTCTATTACATAGCTTTTTTTTAAGATAGAGTATCTTGATGACCTCTATTACATAGCTTTTCTTTGAATCAACATGCCTATATCTTGTGGATATTGGTGCTTCTATGGGAGAATTATCAGGATTATTTCTCTAGACTCCAAAAACTAGTTAATGCAAAAGAAATGTAATTTAAGGTgcattacaaatttattatggtATCACTCATGTTGAATAATTTCCTTGCTTGATCATGAGTTGGGTTATTTTTGGgcatttctaaaattatatttaacttAGTgctgaaatttaaaatatggtCGAGTTAATTCAATTGGTTaagtcttttgtttttgaacaaGAAATTTGGAGTTCAAACCCCAtcaacacaaaaaatcaattggttcCTTgacttgatgataaagagtaatcATCATGGAGCAGACATCATAGGTTGCAATTCTATTATATGTatacatacatgcatacatacatacatacatacatatatatatatatatggtaattCTTGGCTTCTTGCTTCTTTGTATCTGTTATGTGGGTTCAAAACCCACTGCATGTGTCTGTATATCTTACTatttaaaaaacatattataGCTGGCAATGTAGTGTTAATGGTAATGGTGAATTCACTTTGGATGTTATGCATGCAGGTTCCAACTATGGctattgaaaaagtttttattgCAAACAATACATCACTAATCCAAGACGAGGTGCTTGCCCACAGGTTGGGTCTCATTCCAATCAGCGTTGACCCAAGGCTTTTTGAATATGCAggttagattcagatatgcgatttggttcaatttttgacataaaagacaATATCACACGTTTTCCCCTGCATTTTTAGGGAACTGAGTGAacatttcttattctttttaacCCTAGAAAACAATGCACCAAATGAAAGGAATACCATTGTTTTCAAGCTCCATGTTCAATGTGCAAAGGccttagaagaagaaaagggccaatctaaaaaaaaaaaggaagaaaagaaagttcCCCCTCGTATCACAGGTATAGTTCTTGTGCTTTATGGTTGAAATTTATAGCTTTATTCTCAAATCTTAATTAATTCTCTTTCTATCTGACTATTGGTGGTTATTTTTGATGATGATGGCAATGATCGATGCAGTAAAAGCCAAGGATTTGAAATGGCTGCCTAAAGGAAGCGAGTTTTATTTAGAATCAGAGGATTCAAATTCCAATTCAACCTCAAAATCGAAAACATATACTTCATTTACTTGCAGCCAAGATTCTCTCCCGGAATTTTCCAACAATAAAATTGGATTCAAGGAGCCACTTGATGATATTAATATTGCTAGACTTGGCCCTGGTCAGGTGATCCCCCCCCTGCTTccccctctttcttttcttttccttctccttttggTTGTTTTTGGCCATTACTGGTAGAGCTTGGTTATTTCTTGTTTCTTAGTGATATACGCATTAGTTTATGTATTATATTTACTGTTATCTCATAATATTCATTGACAAAAGCCTTACTGGAAGTCAATCAAAATCACCTGCTTGATGGTTTAGATTGGATTATAATATGCTTTTGAATAAagtaattaccaaaaaaattttatcctTAAGAGTAACATAGTTGTGGATGGTAGCTTATTTGGTAAAGGTGCGCCTTGACTAGTTATGAGCTGGCAGTGGCCCCTTAGCATAAGGGAGAGTGGGTCATGCTAGGTTCGGTTGCAGACTTACTTTGTTGTTGGCACCATTGGCTTGGGAAATATAATTccgatatttggaatttggtaccAGGTTGTTTGACgtggactatttggactgaACGTAATAGGCATTCTTTTGAGGATATCGAGAAATCAATGGCCCAATTGTTAGATTTGTGCCAGTGGACTCTCTTCGACTGGTCTCGATGTAGGGGTCTTTTAGATTGTTCTACTATTATTGAATTTCTTTTGTCTCTTAGAATATGATTTtgattcctttatttctttttattgctATGTTGTTCTTTGTTCACTATCGTGAACTCTATgtatctttcatttttttctattaataatattactctcttacctatcaaaaaaaagagagtggaTAACTAAGAGGGTCAATGGAGGGTCATATCACATAAAAATGAGCTCAGCCTCTGAATATTGAGATCACAGTAGTTTTTAGCAAAAGGAAAGCATCCCTGCTTTTGCTATCAAAATACATTCATATACTTCCTTTTGGAAAGGCTTTAATGAACTGGGCCGAGCTTAACATTAAAAGTTcagaatttttcatttaataatattttgaacAAGAGCTAAGTTTGAGCTCATCGCCAAACTAGattttgtgttcaaattttgttcatttcttattgaacaagctcaaatttgttcacattgattttttttttttttttcccatatataATAAACCCTGCAACTAAACTTTTTTATCCCTTCACAAATCTATGCCAATAATTAATGAACTTATAAACATTAGATTCACTAACCTTGTATTgtcaaatattaaataatttttactacagaataaacaatttatattatcaatacattacattacataaaatatacctataaaaaaaaatatgttacagaaaataagttgatatattataaacttatttaCTAACTTCCACAATCTAATTTCAAGTCTATATcagtatatatttatacatgTATACACATGAAcgtataatattatatgtacTTAAATTGAGCCTCATACACACAAACTTGTTCACATGCACATCATTAAGTTTGAGCTCAGCTTGTTCAGTAGTCAAGCTTAAAGTTGGGCTTCAGCTTGTCTTATTTGTTAAATAAACTAACGTAAACAAGCTTTTTTCCTGAATTGAGTCCAAGTTGTCCAAAATtagcttggttcatttacaaccCTACCTTTGGGAGAGCTAGAAGGTATTTGGGCAAATGAACTCTAGCTCAAATAGGATGAAGGCTTAGGTCGTGGCGCTAAGATCTACGGGTGTGGTTTTAACCTCctagttattaaaaaaaggggGTTATGGGACCCAAGTAACTGTAGAGGACACTGTGCATTAGGCAAATTGGACTAATATAAGGGAGCAATTCTGGCATAGACATTCTTGAGAACTTAATCAAAATATGCCTATGGCTTCTAGAAATTGAGTCTCTTAGTGATAGGCACATGGATGTCAATCTGGatgatatttataattttattctttgAAGTTATCACTTTCCTAGCAACTGCACTAAGCTTCTTTCTTGGATGCACTATTGACTCCTGGATGACTTTCTTCTCTCTAACTGCTGGCATGAACAACTTCACAAAATCATATTTgagttaaacttttttttttttttttttttaaattgtttggAGTGAGcatcataaatttatttttcacgaTCATAACCTTTGTAAAAAATAGTCCTTGTTTTAAATGTTTACTTACAACTATAATAGGCTTCTAAACTATTCTAAATCAATTACTGCTTTCTTTATCATGATAACATGCGCCATTTATGCCACCTCAAGTCAAAATAGCGTTAATGCCTTTCTGAAAAATGGTTCtttgaattgttttttattgGAGTAGACACCTTTATCTTTTGTAGGAAATTGAACTTGAAGCACAAGCTGTGAAAGGTGTTGGTAAAACACATGCAAAGTGGTCGCCAGTGGCCACTGCTTGGTATAGGATGCTTCCTGAGGTGAGATGATATATTATTTAGAGCTGGATCTAAACACTGCAaatgtttttgaagaaaaatgttttatgaGTTTACTTTGCGCAGGTTGTACTATTGGAAGAGATCGAAGATGAGGATGCtgaaacccttaaaaaaaaatgcccagTTGGAGTATTTGACATTGAAGATATTGCCAATGGTGAAGTGTTCTTTTCTTTAGATTATCCACACAATGGATTTtgtctaaaatttaaaagggtTTTTTTCCCAATAGTATGCAGCTCATCATTAAGCTATATGTGTGAtcacattttcctttttctttgggAGAACTCACTTTCGCAATTGATATTTTGTCTATTGAGCAGGTAGAAAAAGGTTAACTGTGGCCCAGCCACGAGCTTGCACATTGTGTAGAGAATGCATCAGAGGAGGGGAAGAATGGGAGAAACGCGTGTCACTACGTCGTGTTAAGGATCATTTCATATGTAAGTAATATGGTGTGTGTGAATTAATTAGAGTTAGGCAACACATTTTGCGTATGACTTTTGGGTCAATTGGCATCTCCATCTGCGTAAATATGGACTGATAAGTAAAGTAATGAGCGGTTCATATTCTGTTGGTTGGGTGCGTTAGTAAAGACAGGACATTCAGAGGATATTAGTATAATAACACCTATTCATTCCATGATTATTTAAAgaatgcaaaagaaaagtaatatCCAACCTCAAATGAAGTTATTGTTTACAGCCCACTGGGTTTGATCAACCCTCAAAATCATGGGGCACTGCTGGTATCTTGTTGTCAGGATGGAACAATTGAAATTATGGCCAGGTCTGGAACTTTGCCTCAATAAAGGGTTACTACAACTAAAAATGCTTGGCAGGCCATGGGGCTTGAGAATGAAATCTTCCCGATTCCTTCTTAGAGCTTAATTTGACAATGTTCTAGCCATGTTGTTTTACTCCTTGTTTTAGTTGTCTAAAAGATACAGCACTAATGGAATTCTTTATGGGAAGAAGAggtttttgggggggggggggggggggggggggtaggtGGGGAGGTGTGAAACCCTTCATTAATGCGTAATGGTGTATCAGATTCATACATGTTTCAGTCAAAGGAACCTGTACACAACATTCTTAAATGGGACAATTCTGCAATGCATTGCTGAGAATTGCAAGGATCTGAACAATATATGTATAGGTACTTGTGAACCCTATGTGGGTCCCTAGATAATGAAATAGTATGCCAGTGGTTTCTAAACCAATTGCATCTCCTCCCCGCATTGAGGGGAATGTGTCCCCCTTTAAATCCCCTCCATTTATCATATAATACATATCATAAAGTTGATTCTAATgcataacaaaaaaaaggttgggTAAAATGCAAAACCGACcctctaagttttttttagatttcatttcagttttctaactttgcttttgttcattttagtcctctaacttttaagtttatttaattaaggtttttccatatatgttgtggttaatttttcgattttataaatttttcttcaaattttttaaattaaaaaaattcaattaaagattgaaaaatattttctattttttttttttcaaaaaattttaacaaaagttaacaaaaaggccttaattgaataaatctaaaacttggaggactgaaatgaacgaAAACAAAGTTactgaaatgaaatctgaagaAAGTTAGAGagtcatttttgtattttagccaaaaaagttTCTTCGATTAGTTAGAGAGTAATTTTAAACACCTAAACTACACTCacgcaaaaaataaaaaaataaatttattgtttacttaccaaaaaaatgattattGTTTGTTTAGAGAGGAGTGCTTGACAAATTTGAGCATTATAAGGCCTCTATTTGTTAccttttaaacaaaaattaagattGGCTTGCAACTGCTTGTTTAAGTGATGTAGGTCAATTTCAAAGAAGGCTCACTAGATTTTCTTCAATTTCAGTACATatactctcacacacacattgACACAGTATCATGTTAAGACACAAACTAATGTTGATCCCAGCTGTTTGAATTCCAACTCTCTTTCGATTGTTCAGAGTTTCTTGCAGAgtcagttatttatttaatttttttataaagaaaatggtTTCCATTAAGCATTATCGTTTATACAAAAATTTGATATCAGTTTAAAAGTTTATTTGTTCTCTCTTACCTTACAGTTACCATTGAATCAACGGGAGCATTACCTCCTGAGGTACTATTTACTGAAGCTGTGAAGATTTTAGAAAGCAAGTGTGAACGCATGATTTCCGAGCTCTCTTGATTCTTTGTTCTTATGCTAATTAATAGGAATGAAGTTGAAAGGACTGCAGAGGATCTGGTTTATTATATTATGCATGGTTGATTATTGTTGTTTACATATTCATATCATAATATAAGAAGCTAGTTTCTTATAATTTATAGAACCTAATTTTTGCTTCCCCCCAACCCCCTCTTTCTTTTTGTGGGTCTTTACTTCTCTTTTTGGCAGAAAATATACAACCATCTTATCGAACACATGATCTGAGTTAATTTCTTTGGCACTCTATTGTCGGGGACTCAAAATAAATCCTTATGATGATGGCagggattattattattatttttatttttatttaaaagaactAACACCCTTCCTGAATATATGCTTGACAGTTATAACCATGTTAGCACCAGCAGTCTAGCTCAACTTTTGGCATAACAGGCTTCAAAGAGACTTTGAATGTAATATTAGTTGTTTCCCAGGTTATCATCATAACCAGTGAAAAGCAAAACAAATGGGATCCGAATAAATCTCAAAAGTGTGAGACTCCAGCAGCCCTTATTTCTTGTCATAATGGTGAGTAGCACAACACTACTGCTTCATGTGGAAGACACATACTACCGTCTTTTTTGACAGAGTAACACCTAATTCACAATTTGCACGGTCATGATAGGGTGCACCTTTTAAGAAGCAGAAAAGGTGGAGGTATAAGTAAGTTGGGCTATTTTAGTAGCACTTATTTTAAGTTCCTTAAAATCCAATTGGAGTTAACAATAGCTCTTCATGAAGGTGAACGAGGTCCAAATCACATGATGATATGTTTTGTTTGTAATGGAAGGGAATTTAAGGTAAACTTGTCTATTGGCTGGGTTGGGATctataaattataaagaaagaaaaagtccaTTTTAGTCCATCTAATTTAGACTAGTTCATGGACCGGCTGACCTCCTAGTCCTGCAAAAGCCACCCTATTTTGGGTGGGGGGCCATCTAGAGCTCAGAGAAATTTAACAAAaggaatagtttttttttttttttttttttttttctctctttttttgagtCCCTCCAAATTTCCAAAGCAATCTGTTTGTGATGTAATCTTCACCAAATTCCCATTGATAAAGCATTCCTTGTTTATATTGAAACTATCATTCAGCTTCAGCTTGGCTTATTCCAAGCATGTCCACCCCTTGCAGATAGCAATAACACATTTGGAGAATGTCTCCAAACTTGTACAAGTTACAAAGTCATGTCCTAAGCCTGTGATCCACTGGCAAAGCTGTTGAATATTGATTTAGTGATGCTTGATGCTTCATTTGGATCCTATAGCATCTTTCTACTTCCTTATTAAAGAAATGAAGGACGAACTAATATGTATCACTGTACAATATTTATTCACCTGGGACCACTGTTGCACTCAAGCCCCACCTAGATACTATCAACTgtccaaggaaaaaaatatgGTAGTGTTTGCAGGACACTGTAATGATCAGTCTTAAAATAAAAGCCACAGGCTTATAGTGTTTGATGAAAAGATTCCATAATGTGCACATATGCttcttaattaataaaaagaattgttatttttttttcttttttaatgtattGATCATTGACCCATTGCA of Quercus lobata isolate SW786 chromosome 8, ValleyOak3.0 Primary Assembly, whole genome shotgun sequence contains these proteins:
- the LOC115958025 gene encoding DNA-directed RNA polymerases I and III subunit RPAC1-like, with amino-acid sequence MAKKDQRMSETETEEEETEAESMSESESGSEEQKQESKGGGIDYIMSLPDVPRNVPPHVELQRTRVFANIDAPTHTDSIQYSGAFASVGLDNSFRLDQFRNNFRVEVIRFSDDGMDMEFDMIGIDPAIANAFRRILIAEVPTMAIEKVFIANNTSLIQDEVLAHRLGLIPISVDPRLFEYAENNAPNERNTIVFKLHVQCAKALEEEKGQSKKKKEEKKVPPRITVKAKDLKWLPKGSEFYLESEDSNSNSTSKSKTYTSFTCSQDSLPEFSNNKIGFKEPLDDINIARLGPGQEIELEAQAVKGVGKTHAKWSPVATAWYRMLPEVVLLEEIEDEDAETLKKKCPVGVFDIEDIANGRKRLTVAQPRACTLCRECIRGGEEWEKRVSLRRVKDHFIFTIESTGALPPEVLFTEAVKILESKCERMISELS